One genomic window of Centropristis striata isolate RG_2023a ecotype Rhode Island chromosome 20, C.striata_1.0, whole genome shotgun sequence includes the following:
- the LOC131993498 gene encoding amine sulfotransferase-like, with protein sequence MHRHVYGAMQINQSMRSTESHPAGTVNGTAWMQQILVQIMDAAHPDGTEDATNRARVPWLEERTADDPLRERPDPRMFGTHLPPDMLPQGVKAKRIKVVYVWRNPKDILVSLYHFAHSWVLLEPPQSFEDFFQQFLDGNVYMGSWFDHVREYQEARDQLDIHFVKYEDMLKDLRGEVVKLCAFLGKDLTNEAVDHVVETSIFKNMKTNPKANYKDLVDINRYKKETMRKGIAGDWKNHFTVAQNERFDYVFKEKMSNFPLTCVWEIKQ encoded by the exons atgcatagacatgtctatggtgctATGCAGATCAACCAGTCTATgagatcaacagagtcacacccggccgggactgttaacg GCACAGCATGGATGCAACAGATCCTGGTCCAGATCATGGATGCTGCACACCCTGACGGGACAGAAGATGCCACCAACAGGGCACGAGTTCCTTGGCTGGAGGAGAGAACCGCAGACGACCCTTTGAGAGAAAGGCCAGATCCTCGGATGTTTGGCACGCATCTCCCCCCTGACATGTTGCCCCAGGGAGTAAAAGCCAAACGAATCAAG gttgtgtatgtgtggaggAACCCCAAAGATATCCTGGTGTCGCTCTATCACTTTGCCCACAGTTGGGTGTTGCTGGAACCACCTCAGAGCTTTGAGGATTTCTTTCAGCAGTTCCTGGATGGTAATG TTTACATGGGATCTTGGTTTGATCATGTGCGAGAATATCAGGAAGCACGAGACCAACTGGACATCCACTTTGTGAAGTATGAGGACATGTTGAAG GACCTCAGAGGGGAAGTGGTGAAGCTTTGTGCTTTCTTGGGAAAAGATTTGACAAATGAAGCTGTGGATCATGTTGTGGAGACGTCCATCTTTAAAAACATGAAGACCAACCCCAAAGCGAATTACAAGGACTTAGTTGATATCAACCGCTATAAGAAGGAAACCATGCGCaaag GTATAGCAGGTGACTGGAAGAATCACTTCACAGTTGCTCAGAACGAACGTTTTGACTACGTGTTCAAAGAGAAGATGAGCAACTTCCCGCTGACCTGCGTGTGGGAGATCAAACAGTAG
- the LOC131993769 gene encoding uncharacterized protein LOC131993769 gives MQIQKSTMETFSQPAWMQTVSCLNALKSDNEYAVCDLAKVHWGKQYLYYPECNSSELGCISFSPSGSGPSKSPPGPGGDHMWETDFPPTWDCSSPLMKTPFGLRSDVEAPSCTVVTESSWVLRTLHQLTFSSNYLDPYVYEDDEPVGHRYLYAPPSDISGFMDDDFPACTQINCDKWEPEGATSCCTETATSLLAEEEADEPKC, from the exons ATGCAGATTCAAAAGTCAACTATGGAGACATTTTCCCAACCAG CTTGGATGCAAACAGTCTCCTGCCTTAATGCTTTAAAAAGTGACAATGAATACGCTGTGTGTGATCTTGCAAAAGTCCATTGGGGAAAACAATACCTCTACTACCCAGAGTGCAATAGCTCTGAGCTAGGCTGTATCTCCTTCTCACCATCTGGATCTGGACCCTCCAAATCTCCACCTGGACCTGGAGGTGACCACATGTGGGAGACAGACTTTCCTCCTACGTGGGATTGCTCTTCTCCCCTGATGAAGACCCCATTCGGTCTGAGGAGTGATGTTGAGGCTCCTTCTTGCACTGTGGTCACAGAAAGCAGCTGGGTGTTGAGGACTCTGCATCAGCTCACTTTCAGCTCCAACTACCTCGACCCATATGTGTATGAAGATGATGAGCCTGTCGGTCACAGATACCTCTATGCTCCGCCATCTGACATATCTGGATTTATGGATGATGACTTCCCAGCTTGTACCCAGATTAATTGTGATAAATGGGAGCCAGAGGGCGCTACATCCTGCTGTACTGAGACT GCCACGTCCTTGCtggcagaagaagaagcagatgaGCCCAAATGCTAG